The Pimelobacter simplex genome window below encodes:
- a CDS encoding IS256 family transposase: MALSQSALSELLEAFRTGDGVDMIRESVRTVLQELVEFEAAGAIGAERYERTEDRVTERNGTRPKLLATKAGDVELRIPKLRKGSFFPSILEPRRRIDQALYAVVMEAYVHGISTRSVDDLVVALGADSGISKSEVSRICEQLDESVGAFRTRPLDHTPFPYVYLDATYLHVRNKPGKGGQVVSMAVVVATGIAADGSREVLGLDVGDSEDETFWRSFLLSLKQRGLSGVQLVISDQHSGLVKALKRSFQGSAHQRCRVHFARNLLAHVPKSHADMVAAVFRTIFAQPDPEAVAAAWDEVRDQLAKSFPKVAPLMDEAKAEVLAFTAFPKAHWRKIWSTNPLERVNKEIKRRSRVVGIFPNAAAVIRLVGAVLIDMHDEWIAGDRRYLSEESMALLNDPMDTGDHAAIDSGE; encoded by the coding sequence ATGGCCTTGTCCCAGTCTGCCCTGTCTGAGTTGCTCGAGGCGTTCCGCACCGGCGATGGCGTCGACATGATCCGCGAGTCGGTCCGCACTGTGCTCCAAGAGCTCGTCGAGTTCGAAGCTGCGGGCGCGATCGGCGCCGAGCGCTACGAGCGCACCGAGGACCGCGTCACCGAACGCAACGGCACCCGTCCCAAGCTGCTGGCTACCAAGGCCGGCGACGTCGAGCTGCGGATCCCCAAGCTCCGCAAGGGATCGTTCTTCCCTTCGATCCTGGAGCCGCGGCGCCGGATCGACCAAGCGCTGTACGCGGTGGTGATGGAGGCCTACGTCCACGGCATCTCGACCAGGAGCGTGGACGACCTGGTCGTCGCCCTCGGCGCCGACTCCGGGATCAGCAAGTCCGAGGTCTCCCGGATCTGTGAGCAGCTCGATGAGTCGGTCGGCGCGTTCCGCACCCGGCCGCTGGACCACACGCCCTTCCCGTACGTCTACCTCGACGCGACCTACCTCCACGTCCGGAACAAGCCCGGCAAGGGCGGCCAGGTCGTATCCATGGCGGTCGTGGTCGCCACCGGGATCGCCGCCGACGGCAGCAGGGAGGTCCTCGGACTCGACGTCGGCGACAGCGAGGACGAGACGTTCTGGCGAAGCTTCCTGCTCAGCCTCAAGCAGCGCGGCCTGTCCGGAGTGCAGCTGGTCATCAGCGATCAGCACTCCGGGCTCGTGAAGGCGTTGAAGCGGTCCTTCCAAGGCTCCGCGCACCAGCGCTGCCGGGTCCACTTCGCCCGCAACCTGCTCGCGCACGTGCCCAAGAGCCACGCCGACATGGTCGCCGCGGTGTTCCGCACGATCTTCGCCCAGCCCGATCCCGAGGCCGTCGCCGCCGCGTGGGACGAGGTCCGCGACCAGCTCGCCAAGTCGTTCCCCAAGGTCGCTCCGCTGATGGACGAGGCCAAGGCCGAGGTCCTCGCGTTCACCGCGTTCCCCAAGGCCCACTGGCGCAAGATCTGGTCCACCAACCCGCTCGAGCGGGTCAACAAGGAGATCAAGCGCCGCAGCCGAGTGGTCGGGATCTTCCCGAACGCGGCCGCCGTGATCAGACTGGTCGGCGCGGTCCTCATCGACATGCACGACGAGTGGATCGCCGGCGATCGCCGCTACCTCTCAGAGGAGTCCATGGCGCTGCTCAACGACCCGATGGATACTGGTGACCACGCCGCCATCGACAGCGGCGAGTAG
- a CDS encoding ankyrin repeat domain-containing protein, with protein sequence MSTEVRVGLFGGSAEKATRKFFAADTPREAQAQIAKGADINGFDVPGIGRMIPLARQAHQGNAAMVTWLLENGADPALQDATGDTALHIAANRGKVTVIPILVAGNADIEATDSRGNTPLHRSVMPGDLEATRVLLELGANPNARSEEGTPLSLAARGLHRNSWEMEQLLRSHGATQH encoded by the coding sequence TTGAGCACGGAGGTACGCGTGGGTTTGTTTGGAGGGAGTGCCGAAAAGGCGACCCGGAAGTTCTTCGCAGCCGACACACCTCGCGAGGCTCAGGCCCAGATCGCAAAGGGTGCCGACATCAACGGCTTCGACGTGCCCGGCATTGGGCGGATGATCCCTTTGGCTCGGCAGGCTCACCAGGGCAATGCCGCCATGGTGACGTGGCTGCTCGAGAACGGCGCCGACCCCGCCCTACAAGATGCAACGGGGGATACCGCGCTTCACATCGCGGCCAACCGCGGCAAGGTCACCGTGATTCCGATTCTGGTTGCGGGCAACGCCGACATCGAGGCCACCGACAGTCGGGGTAACACACCACTGCACCGCAGCGTGATGCCCGGAGACCTTGAAGCGACGCGAGTACTGTTGGAACTTGGGGCGAACCCAAATGCTCGCTCCGAAGAAGGCACGCCGCTGTCACTCGCCGCTCGCGGCCTTCATCGCAACAGTTGGGAAATGGAGCAACTGCTCCGCTCTCATGGAGCGACACAGCACTAA
- a CDS encoding IS256 family transposase — protein sequence MTAGPSIDPAQFLNEQLSQASPDLMRDLLTTFVNALLSAQADAVCGAGYGERSMERVNSRNGYRHRDLDTRVGTLDVAVPKLRTGSLYPEWLLERRKRAERALTSVVATCYLLGVSTRRMDKLVQTLGITGLSKSQVSVMAKELDEHVEQFRTRRLEEAGPFTFVAADALVLKVREGGRVVPVHVLVATGVNADGHREILGVQVTSSEDGAGWLAFWRDLTARGLAGVKLVTSDAHAGLVAAIGATLPGASWQRCRTHYAANLMSATPKSSWGWVKALLHSIYDQPDADAVHAQFDRVVDALAEKLPKVAEHLEDARADILAFTAFPKEIWRQIWSNNPNERLNREIRRRTDVVGIFPDRASIIRLVGAVLAEQHDEWAEGRRYLGLDVLARAQAVDTCVVEEVTEPELQALTA from the coding sequence ATGACCGCTGGACCCAGTATCGACCCTGCACAGTTCCTGAACGAGCAGCTGTCCCAGGCCAGTCCTGATCTGATGCGGGACCTGCTCACCACGTTCGTCAATGCGCTGCTCTCGGCGCAGGCCGACGCGGTGTGCGGCGCCGGCTACGGCGAACGCAGCATGGAGCGCGTCAACTCCCGCAACGGCTACCGGCACCGCGACCTCGACACCCGCGTCGGCACTCTGGACGTCGCGGTTCCCAAGCTGCGCACCGGTTCGCTGTACCCCGAGTGGCTGCTGGAGCGCCGCAAGCGAGCAGAGCGGGCACTGACCAGTGTGGTCGCGACCTGTTACCTGCTCGGCGTCTCGACGCGGCGGATGGACAAGCTGGTGCAGACCCTCGGCATCACCGGCCTGTCCAAGAGCCAGGTCTCGGTGATGGCCAAGGAACTCGACGAGCACGTCGAGCAGTTCCGCACCCGACGGCTGGAGGAGGCCGGGCCGTTCACCTTCGTGGCCGCCGACGCGTTGGTGCTCAAGGTCCGCGAAGGTGGCCGGGTGGTGCCGGTCCACGTGCTGGTCGCCACCGGCGTCAACGCCGACGGGCACCGCGAGATCCTCGGCGTGCAGGTCACCAGCAGCGAGGACGGCGCCGGGTGGCTGGCCTTCTGGAGGGATCTGACCGCCCGCGGCCTGGCCGGGGTCAAGCTCGTCACCAGCGACGCCCACGCCGGGCTGGTGGCCGCGATCGGCGCCACGTTGCCCGGCGCCTCGTGGCAGCGCTGCCGAACCCACTACGCGGCGAACCTGATGTCGGCGACGCCGAAGTCCTCGTGGGGCTGGGTCAAGGCGCTGCTGCACTCGATCTACGACCAGCCCGACGCCGACGCTGTCCACGCCCAGTTCGACCGGGTCGTCGACGCCCTGGCCGAGAAGCTCCCCAAGGTGGCCGAGCATCTGGAGGACGCTCGTGCCGACATCCTCGCCTTCACCGCGTTCCCGAAGGAGATCTGGCGCCAGATCTGGTCCAACAACCCCAACGAGCGCCTCAACCGCGAGATCCGCAGGCGAACCGACGTGGTCGGGATCTTTCCCGACCGGGCCAGCATCATCCGGCTCGTCGGCGCCGTCCTGGCCGAGCAGCACGACGAGTGGGCCGAAGGCCGCCGCTACCTCGGACTCGACGTCCTCGCCCGCGCCCAGGCCGTCGACACCTGCGTCGTCGAGGAGGTGACCGAACCCGAACTCCAGGCCCTCACAGCCTGA
- a CDS encoding nuclease-related domain-containing DEAD/DEAH box helicase gives MPGHLHSPVPDRKGHLGERAFIERLVELGDTHTHVWGDVDYLPSGVPDIDAILVHEDLACFNIEVKAVPLDAVEEFGLKVCQIRGRNGGHHPVLQAGRAVTGLVAYVGTTANVRAPFFFATAAFPLIKRSEFAARFSAAPVRLQAEGMIFADDLVSSDALLGRLQTIRVSPPHKGSPRRDIAPTPVQVKALLEVLDPGSRPAPTRADRDRGEVLRVRVGAPGKTASSSGPAAKYLTPSNRKPVVFRGAPGTGKTVQLQEIAVAHARAGRPVLFTCYNKVLASTLRGIMSTQRLGDDVNKRVVVTHVDELVNQLNGDDREAFRGLFETICVDEAQDMPQEHFDFLRVLAADDAEWFLADGPGQELYGPANKTGEAPPFVQQARAEGSVETLRRNYRNKTANFLFAQAVYEHAPNTDEIAGWVAKHPLRSGPNPDAMLDLGGIESNAGGELPRIVRIALPTGPRTNWQQAKLHSYVAIFHEELEKLAAEGKRRDLAILCAMSDSKKWSPAEWCTTDLSERVPPT, from the coding sequence GTGCCTGGCCACCTTCACTCCCCCGTACCTGACCGCAAAGGGCACCTCGGGGAGCGGGCGTTCATCGAACGTCTCGTCGAACTGGGCGACACCCACACTCACGTCTGGGGTGATGTCGACTATCTGCCCAGTGGCGTTCCGGACATCGACGCGATCCTCGTCCACGAGGACCTGGCCTGCTTCAACATCGAAGTGAAGGCCGTTCCTCTCGATGCCGTCGAGGAGTTCGGACTCAAGGTTTGCCAGATCCGTGGCCGCAACGGCGGACACCACCCTGTGCTCCAGGCCGGTCGAGCCGTCACCGGTCTCGTCGCGTACGTCGGAACCACGGCGAACGTGCGAGCTCCATTCTTCTTCGCGACCGCGGCATTCCCGCTGATCAAGCGCAGTGAGTTCGCCGCGAGGTTCAGCGCAGCCCCGGTACGCCTGCAGGCCGAGGGCATGATCTTCGCCGACGACCTGGTCTCCTCAGACGCATTGCTCGGCCGGCTTCAGACCATCCGCGTCTCGCCACCGCACAAGGGATCACCACGTCGCGACATCGCGCCCACACCGGTCCAGGTAAAGGCTCTGCTCGAGGTGCTCGATCCCGGCTCACGCCCCGCTCCAACACGGGCGGACCGTGACCGCGGCGAGGTGCTACGGGTACGGGTCGGCGCTCCAGGCAAGACCGCCAGCTCATCTGGACCGGCGGCAAAGTACTTGACCCCAAGTAATCGAAAGCCGGTCGTGTTTCGGGGGGCGCCGGGGACTGGCAAGACGGTGCAACTGCAGGAGATCGCTGTAGCCCATGCTCGAGCCGGACGTCCCGTCCTCTTCACCTGCTACAACAAGGTGCTCGCCTCCACCTTGCGGGGCATCATGTCGACCCAGCGTCTTGGTGACGACGTCAACAAGCGAGTCGTGGTGACGCACGTTGATGAGCTTGTGAATCAACTGAACGGTGACGACCGCGAGGCATTCCGCGGCCTCTTCGAGACGATCTGCGTCGACGAAGCCCAGGACATGCCCCAGGAGCACTTCGACTTCCTCCGCGTCTTGGCGGCTGATGACGCAGAGTGGTTCCTTGCGGATGGTCCGGGCCAGGAACTGTACGGGCCCGCGAACAAGACTGGCGAAGCTCCTCCCTTCGTGCAGCAGGCCCGCGCCGAGGGCTCAGTCGAGACGCTGCGCCGGAACTACCGCAACAAGACAGCAAACTTCCTCTTCGCCCAAGCGGTGTACGAGCACGCCCCCAATACAGACGAGATCGCTGGGTGGGTCGCGAAACATCCGCTTCGGAGTGGGCCCAACCCAGATGCGATGTTGGACCTTGGTGGAATTGAGTCGAATGCTGGTGGCGAGCTCCCCCGGATCGTTCGGATTGCGCTCCCCACCGGTCCCAGGACGAACTGGCAACAGGCCAAGTTGCACAGCTACGTCGCGATCTTCCATGAGGAGCTCGAGAAGCTTGCCGCCGAAGGAAAGCGGCGCGACCTGGCAATCCTCTGCGCAATGAGCGATAGCAAGAAGTGGAGTCCAGCAGAGTGGTGTACGACGGACCTGAGTGAGCGCGTGCCTCCAACGTAG
- a CDS encoding endonuclease VII domain-containing protein, which yields MPEIDPSETAGRVPPSTSEEGQRKARTVLELPPGRRENLLWRLSSAATVNVHKPLEELLDTCALQAGLTYGDRAMPDGSGSFHLFAGGRSVCLGSGTRSEWCEAQVRFGTGEAVVDVAQVPLERRCTRAAGRWPAPPTARDARASVRRQLIEALGSGCATCPDPWATKIDHDHFTGQVRGYLCTSCNTVVDLCPHLSGCRFSHYLGDPPARALAITYPRWRTELHSRRYAARRQRFVGLLESAGLPATAVVSG from the coding sequence GTGCCTGAGATCGACCCAAGTGAGACCGCGGGACGCGTCCCTCCCTCCACCAGCGAGGAGGGGCAACGCAAGGCACGCACCGTGCTGGAACTACCTCCGGGACGACGGGAGAACCTGCTCTGGCGGCTCAGCTCGGCAGCGACGGTCAACGTGCACAAGCCGCTCGAGGAGTTGCTCGACACCTGCGCCTTGCAAGCGGGCCTGACCTACGGTGACCGTGCGATGCCGGACGGTTCGGGCAGCTTCCACCTCTTCGCCGGCGGCCGCTCGGTCTGCCTCGGGTCGGGCACCAGATCCGAATGGTGCGAGGCTCAGGTCAGGTTCGGCACCGGAGAGGCCGTGGTGGACGTCGCCCAAGTGCCGCTCGAGCGACGCTGCACTCGAGCGGCCGGCCGCTGGCCCGCGCCGCCCACTGCTCGGGACGCACGGGCTTCCGTGCGTCGACAGCTCATCGAGGCGCTGGGGTCGGGATGCGCGACGTGTCCAGACCCTTGGGCGACGAAGATCGACCACGATCACTTCACCGGACAGGTCCGCGGCTATCTGTGCACGAGCTGCAACACCGTCGTCGACCTGTGCCCGCACCTATCAGGTTGCCGCTTCTCGCACTACCTCGGTGACCCACCGGCACGAGCCCTGGCGATCACCTACCCCCGCTGGAGGACTGAGCTCCACAGCAGAAGGTACGCCGCCCGTCGTCAGCGTTTCGTGGGCCTATTGGAGTCGGCGGGGCTGCCTGCGACCGCGGTCGTGAGCGGCTGA
- a CDS encoding McrC family protein yields MDRLVLQELTERPGTTGEVAELSGISEGEVLIQLRELNDRVKTLLGYENDPITTTAGGTWKADGVAGLLRLNANVELEVVPKFLDPSTSGWRADFFLLAVLVRTGHLLIHDEISAGTQDRGDLATLIARSLLNLHAENERRPIRSYRRTTSTDFAIDGDVEWETLVLPDPDGFEVSRLELTRRNPYNATLAAAVATLTPEVSDVDTQAQLRLLGRQLAPQMNPPAVFPPLPVRHRGWQQAYDLARLVVEGLGLNLDGGAFTGPGFLLSTWSAWQSLCEEVVRRALPDHKVVGQMRWVLGHRGTQPVYATPDITPLAGADASLLLDAKYKTRLGRTPSISSADVYESLAFLSASGAGTMNLLYPALSAPDQLPLGEWKSFDEVKVDDLTITAYEVQVQGLAQAGGFDKLVAGARAALQQSLGQADDVTQSA; encoded by the coding sequence ATGGACCGGCTCGTGCTCCAAGAGCTCACCGAGCGGCCGGGAACAACCGGTGAGGTCGCAGAGCTGAGCGGCATCAGCGAGGGTGAAGTCCTCATCCAGTTGCGCGAGTTGAACGACCGCGTCAAGACGCTGCTCGGGTACGAGAATGACCCCATCACCACCACAGCCGGCGGGACGTGGAAGGCGGACGGCGTCGCCGGCCTGCTTCGCCTCAACGCCAACGTCGAACTTGAGGTAGTACCCAAGTTCCTGGACCCGTCGACGAGCGGTTGGCGTGCGGACTTCTTCTTGCTCGCCGTGCTCGTCCGAACCGGCCATCTTCTGATCCACGATGAAATCTCCGCAGGTACCCAGGACCGCGGTGACCTCGCAACACTGATCGCCAGGTCTCTGCTCAACCTCCACGCCGAGAATGAGCGCCGCCCCATCCGCTCCTACCGTCGAACAACCAGTACCGACTTCGCGATCGACGGCGACGTGGAGTGGGAGACCCTCGTGTTGCCGGATCCCGACGGTTTCGAGGTATCCCGCCTGGAACTGACCCGCCGCAACCCCTACAACGCAACCCTGGCCGCGGCCGTCGCGACCCTGACACCCGAGGTCTCGGACGTCGACACCCAAGCACAACTCAGACTCCTCGGCCGCCAGTTGGCCCCCCAGATGAACCCGCCGGCCGTGTTCCCGCCACTGCCCGTCCGTCACCGCGGCTGGCAGCAGGCCTATGACCTCGCGCGCCTCGTCGTCGAGGGGTTGGGCCTCAACCTCGACGGCGGCGCGTTCACCGGCCCCGGATTCCTACTGTCGACATGGTCAGCATGGCAATCGCTGTGCGAGGAGGTCGTGCGGCGGGCGCTGCCGGATCACAAGGTCGTTGGGCAGATGCGTTGGGTCCTCGGCCATCGCGGCACGCAACCGGTCTACGCCACCCCAGACATCACCCCTCTGGCCGGCGCCGACGCCAGTCTTCTCCTCGACGCCAAGTACAAGACCCGACTCGGGCGGACACCCAGCATCAGCTCAGCTGACGTTTACGAGTCGTTGGCGTTCCTCAGCGCGTCCGGCGCGGGCACCATGAATCTTCTCTACCCCGCGCTGAGCGCACCCGACCAACTGCCGCTGGGGGAGTGGAAGTCGTTCGATGAAGTCAAGGTCGACGATCTGACGATCACGGCGTACGAGGTCCAAGTCCAGGGCCTCGCCCAAGCCGGGGGATTCGACAAGCTGGTTGCCGGCGCACGGGCCGCGCTCCAGCAAAGCCTCGGACAGGCCGACGATGTCACGCAGAGTGCCTGA
- a CDS encoding AAA family ATPase, with the protein MPTEADISPDARAVLKALATRKNVIITGPPGTGKSRLLNEVRELFQWKQGATGSAPTGRIPIPASSGPIPPWFPSPDQDVTRAVFQTVFDQNTKYRDFMRGLVPKVGEAGAFVVTSGTLYRAAVHAGHDGNAALVLVDEINRGPAVAAFGSALVGLEADKRMPTDGTATETTQFFEILGDGGEHESFALPHDLYLLAAMNEADTSVEPLDVAFLRRFHIHRLEPQTSVLREHLGLDPTPAPLPETPSSAEDYYEALAQAFTKINEQVLLGRGQAYQLGHGALMHASAESAVGAAQEYVATAWATIRGHIDEVFYGNTRAVSDVLRAENSKSVYSLEESTFAGQTVRRISGPLRPTSEELYKLLALIATE; encoded by the coding sequence ATGCCGACTGAGGCCGACATCAGCCCCGACGCCCGCGCCGTATTGAAAGCGCTCGCGACCCGCAAGAACGTCATCATCACTGGTCCGCCAGGTACCGGGAAGTCACGGCTGCTCAACGAGGTCCGCGAGCTCTTCCAGTGGAAGCAGGGCGCAACGGGCTCAGCTCCGACCGGCCGGATCCCCATCCCGGCATCCTCGGGGCCGATCCCTCCATGGTTTCCAAGCCCCGATCAGGACGTCACCCGCGCCGTGTTCCAAACGGTCTTCGACCAGAACACGAAGTACCGCGACTTCATGCGCGGCCTCGTCCCCAAGGTCGGTGAGGCCGGAGCATTCGTGGTGACCAGCGGGACGCTCTACCGGGCTGCGGTGCACGCTGGCCACGACGGCAATGCCGCCCTCGTCCTCGTCGACGAGATCAACCGCGGGCCGGCTGTTGCTGCGTTCGGAAGTGCGCTGGTTGGCCTGGAGGCAGACAAGCGCATGCCGACTGACGGCACGGCCACTGAGACCACACAGTTCTTCGAGATCCTGGGTGACGGTGGCGAACACGAATCGTTCGCTCTGCCTCATGACCTCTATCTCCTGGCAGCGATGAACGAGGCCGATACGAGCGTCGAACCACTCGACGTCGCCTTCCTGCGCCGGTTCCATATCCACCGCCTCGAGCCGCAAACGAGCGTGCTGCGCGAACACCTCGGCCTCGACCCGACACCTGCCCCATTACCCGAGACCCCGTCAAGCGCCGAGGACTACTACGAGGCACTCGCCCAGGCATTCACCAAGATCAACGAGCAAGTACTCCTGGGAAGGGGGCAGGCCTATCAGCTCGGCCACGGCGCCCTGATGCACGCATCCGCGGAGTCCGCGGTCGGCGCCGCGCAGGAGTACGTCGCCACCGCCTGGGCGACGATCCGCGGCCACATCGACGAGGTCTTCTACGGGAACACCCGAGCCGTCTCCGACGTGCTGCGCGCCGAGAACAGCAAGAGCGTGTACTCGTTGGAGGAGTCCACCTTCGCCGGGCAGACGGTGCGACGAATCTCCGGTCCCCTCCGGCCGACCTCCGAGGAGCTCTACAAGCTCCTCGCCCTCATCGCCACCGAGTGA